One window of the Rhipicephalus microplus isolate Deutch F79 chromosome 2, USDA_Rmic, whole genome shotgun sequence genome contains the following:
- the LOC142796361 gene encoding uncharacterized protein LOC142796361 isoform X1, whose amino-acid sequence MLRSCKPCCKLGTFFKLCCVFFSDHCGCCLFNGCGASVQWSAVATEVTSSHRISPWQGQRMSDYQSHCYSNEVRLGAPADGTVDLASGNMSSRVRSEEWRTRLRNHDADRPYKCRMCPRSFTQSSHLKRHCLSHTGQLPFKCNFCGKRFARSDNCRTHEKSHMRAIGRL is encoded by the exons ATGTTGCGAAGCTGTAAGCCTTGCTGCAAGTTAGGCACGTTTTTCAAgctgtgttgtgtttttttttctgaccactGTGGGTGCTGCTTGTTTAATG GCTGCGGAGCAAGTGTTCAGTGGTCAGCAGTGGCCACTGAAGTTACAAGCAGCCACCGAATCAGCCCATGGCAAGGACAAAGGATGTCCGACTACCAGTCGCACTGCTACTCAAACGAAGTCAGGCTGGGGGCACCAGCGGATGGCACGGTGGACCTTGCCAGCGGAAACATGAGCAGTCGAGTCAGATCAGAGGAATGGCGAACGCGTCTGCGAAACCATGATGCTGACCGCCCGTACAAGTGCCGCATGTGCCCGCGGTCCTTCACCCAGAGCAGCCACCTGAAGCGCCACTGTCTGAGCCACACGGGCCAGCTCCCATTCAAGTGCAACTTCTGTGGCAAGCGCTTTGCCCGCTCCGACAACTGCAGGACGCACGAGAAGTCGCATATGCGCGCTATCGGCCGGCTATAA
- the LOC142796361 gene encoding uncharacterized protein LOC142796361 isoform X2 codes for MSDYQSHCYSNEVRLGAPADGTVDLASGNMSSRVRSEEWRTRLRNHDADRPYKCRMCPRSFTQSSHLKRHCLSHTGQLPFKCNFCGKRFARSDNCRTHEKSHMRAIGRL; via the coding sequence ATGTCCGACTACCAGTCGCACTGCTACTCAAACGAAGTCAGGCTGGGGGCACCAGCGGATGGCACGGTGGACCTTGCCAGCGGAAACATGAGCAGTCGAGTCAGATCAGAGGAATGGCGAACGCGTCTGCGAAACCATGATGCTGACCGCCCGTACAAGTGCCGCATGTGCCCGCGGTCCTTCACCCAGAGCAGCCACCTGAAGCGCCACTGTCTGAGCCACACGGGCCAGCTCCCATTCAAGTGCAACTTCTGTGGCAAGCGCTTTGCCCGCTCCGACAACTGCAGGACGCACGAGAAGTCGCATATGCGCGCTATCGGCCGGCTATAA